Proteins co-encoded in one Malus sylvestris chromosome 7, drMalSylv7.2, whole genome shotgun sequence genomic window:
- the LOC126629469 gene encoding ATP-dependent Clp protease ATP-binding subunit CLPT1, chloroplastic-like gives MASTSVALSALSISPFSTSQPHRNPCAFSSPSLPCHLPPYNLTTFLGARLSIRIPNVKHMASKHRTAVATVLFSLPTAKPDRISTGKSPKWSARAIKSFAMAELEARKLKYPNTGTEALLMGILVEGTSLAAKFLRANGITLFKVRDETVNLLGKSDMYYFSPEHPPLTEPAQRALDWAFDQKLKSGENGEITVTHLLLGIWSEKESAGYKILASLGFDDDKATELSKSMDKDYDRTFK, from the exons ATGGCATCCACCTCTGTCGCACTCTCAGCTCTCTCAATCTCACCCTTTTCTACCTCTCAACCCCACAGAAACCCATGCGCCttctcttctccctcccttcccTGCCACCTTCCCCCCTATAACCTGACAACATTTCTCGGCGCAAGGCTTTCTATTCGAATTCCGAATGTAAAGCACATGGCTTCCAAGCATCGGACGGCCGTCGCCACCGTCCTCTTCAGCCTCCCAACAGC GAAGCCCGACAGGATTTCTACTGGGAAAAGCCCCAA ATGGTCCGCCAGAGCGATAAAGTCGTTTGCTATGGCTGAATTGGAAGCAAGGAAGCTCAAATATCCCAATACAGGGACCGAAGCACTTCTCATGGGGATTTTGGTTGAGG GAACAAGCCTAGCTGCAAAGTTTCTTAGAGCCAATGGAATCACACTCTTCAAGGTTCGAGATGAAACTGTAAATTTACTTGGAAAATCAGACATGTACTATTTTAGCCCTGAGCATCCTCCATTAACTGAACCAGCCCAGAGAGCCCTTGATTGGGCTTTtgatcaaaaactaaaatcag GAGAAAATGGGGAAATAACAGTAACTCATCTGCTTCTTGGGATTTGGTCTGAAAAAGAGTCAGCAGGTTACAAGATCTTGGCGTCCCTAGGTTTTGATGATGATAAAGCTACAGAGCTTTCCAAATCT ATGGATAAGGATTATGATCGCACCTTTAAATAA
- the LOC126629471 gene encoding uncharacterized protein LOC126629471: protein MVLMIMESSFADVLLKVGVFFLVQALVYLILSNSSNIFSKTTKRSHSFKPARSVSIRRMLAALSDLPAGGELSPSTNSTDTNTMMMQPPNSKSSSQEYSTTRFS, encoded by the coding sequence ATGGTGCTGATGATAATGGAAAGCAGCTTCGCAGATGTGCTGTTGAAGGTTGGCGTGTTCTTCCTGGTTCAGGCCTTGGTATATCTCATCCTTTCCAACTCATCCAACATCTTCTCCAAAACCACCAAGAGGTCCCACAGCTTCAAACCAGCTCGCTCTGTCAGTATTCGCCGGATGCTCGCTGCTCTTTCTGACTTACCCGCTGGCGGCGAGCTCTCTCCTTCAACAAACTCAACGGACACGAACACGATGATGATGCAGCCCCCTAACAGCAAAAGCAGTAGCCAAGAATACTCAACCACTCGATTCTCCTAA